From the Echeneis naucrates chromosome 7, fEcheNa1.1, whole genome shotgun sequence genome, the window GTACAGAAGGACAGAtcaatttttttcacctttcctgTACATCTCTGTGCTTCTCCTTGTCATACCCTGAATTTCACTGGAGTTGCTTTTTCCCTGATATAGAAAAtatggatgtttttctttttcctagCAGTATCTGAATCTTAATCCACGCATTTTATACATCGGtagatttttttgctttgacatCTGTCCCTGCTGTGTGTCACTTCTCGACCTTTTCTCTGTTTGGGTGCGCGTCCATCATCTCCTTTGTTAGTGACTGTTGGCTTGGATGATCATGTGTGCAgcttgtgtttatttcagaGCGTAGCACAGGAGGGGATCGCCACTGACTTGGGGATGCTgtgaaaatgtcattgtttGGTTGCTCCACTTTATGACACAATTTATACAATGCCGATGATTTCTCTTCCCCAGTGTGGTCTTCTGCTTTGTCTGCCTGGAATCAGGAACGGTAAATAAGTAGTAATGGGAGTGAATGGGAGGGGAAGTCAGCCAGCGTCTTTCTGTCATCACTTTAGAAGGTTGTGACCCTAAagcacagtggcacagagcTGCTAAATTATTCAGGCTGTGTCTCAAGCCCTGATCTCAGGAGAAGACAGGCCTGTGATTACTGGGAACGGACTGACTGACATTTGCACATGAAAATCGCCTCTGTTTCCCCCAAACACCCATTTtgctcaaagaaaacagaagagggaCCCCGGTTCTGTGAGGGAGGGTTGCGGTGGGTTGCACTTAGGAGTCTGGGAATAGGTGGCGTTGTAATTAGAGGAACACTGCCGCCACAAAACCTCAACAGACAACAGTGGAGGCATTGCTTTTCAAATGTGCTCGGCGGTTAACAATTAGACGCAAACTACAACAGTCGTAACTCCCAGAgaaacaaactggaggaaaagtTCTCCTGTGCAATGAAATTGCACTTCAGGGTGAATAAATATCCTAAATGTGTCAATATAATAAGTATAAAAGCAGTCAGAGTACCAGAGTGGCAGAGCGGGACCTCGGGGACTAGCTGACTCATAAATCATCTTTCTGAGTGGGGTCAAGGGCCATTTGACTGAGGCATGAGCAGAAATGTGATTTTAGTTATGGGAATATTTTCTCACCAATAATGCAATAATACAGTGTGCATATCCCAGCATAAATATTGATTAAATGCCACCGTTCTGTGTAAATGGAGACTCCAGATTACTGGAGTTGTGACTAGAATCGATGTGTTTCATGAAGCCATCACAAGCTCTGTATGTTTTGCAAGGCCAGCAAAGAGCATCACAGATATTTGTAAATATTATTACAAAATGATACTCCAGTATAGACTTCAGTGGACTGTTTCAAGGAGAGTTCACCCAACCCTAGTTGTTAACTGTTAAATCGACCAATTACAGCTGGAGTGATTTTAATTAATCTTACTCCTTCCAGAGCGCAGTTAAACAGCAGTATGTGAGTGACGGAGCAGAGTGAGAACATCCCTCTGTATGCTGGACCATGTCTCTGAGCTGAAAGCGAGCGGGGCTGGGGGTGGGGAGGTACAGCCGGTAGCTGGCCCTGCTGGGAGGGAGGGCGAGTCGGAGGTGGAGCAGGAGAACACGGCTAaaaaagaaggagggaagagagaaagggagagggagagggtggaGCATCGGACAGATGACAAATTGTGATTAATAAATGTGGTTCAGGATGGCAGTGTGCAGGGTTGTTATTAATAGAGAGAATTAGAGTGGCTGTGCAACTCAATCTGCACACTGTCACTCTGCATCAGGCCCCATAATCAGAACCTAATGAAACAGCACAGCACCAGGATGTAGACACATCCACACCCTTGCGCTATGCTTACAAATCTACACTTACTGtacagtaaacacacatgctcagataagttggagagaaaaacaagcctTTCAGAACAGAGTACAAGAACAATATGATGCACGGACAAGTGggccagaaaaaaacaaacctcataTTTATCCTTGACTTAACTGGCTAAAAATGAGACACTTTCAAGActtccatttcttttctctttcgcTCTATAGTACATTCCACAACAACCTTATTTTCAAGGGTCAAAGCAAATAGAAGCTCCAGATATATCGGTAACTCGCATGTGCCGCTTTTATGCAGATGTTTAGATGCAGAAGTCTAAATCCAGAAATGCTGATCTATTCTTCCAGCAACTTTTCCTCAACTGTACACTTGTCCCTGGTTTTAGACATCCTCCAAATCACCTCTTTATATCCGTAATGGCCTCTGAATTGATTTATAAGACAGTAATCGTCATAGCAAAGAATGGGCTCTCGATAGCTGGGTTCCTGTCAGTGTTAACTGTGGATAACGTGAGCAGTGGTTCCTCTGGGAGGGACGGCCCTCTGGCAGCTACGCGCCTCTGGGGGACCATATTTCATGCCCCAGAGCTGATGCTCAGTTTGTGTTGCCTTAGCTGGTGATTGTGTAACATTGCTGCCATCTCAAAGTAAACCGCAGTGTCTCTATCTGTCAGCTCACCTAGTATGACCATTCACCAGTTTGTGTGCAAGAAAGATTTGAGATGTTTTCTGCTGTGCTTTGcatgaattaaaaagaaaaaataaaacctgacagTTTTGGAGGTATTTAAGTCTCACTGTGCATGGATGAACTGAAGAATTAGTATGTTTGAGAAACAGGCAAAGGAGCTATTGCAGGAAAGAATTATCACATGAGTAATGTGGTCATAAATAAGTTCCTGCTCCTCTCTTACTTGTTTACacagaacaaaagagaaatcaaaTTATGTAGACCTAGGCACTAAAGACAAAGATTTATTCCCGGTGTATCACAATAtatgaaattaattattaaacaaACTAATAACTCAAACACTACACTTTTGATTCTCCCCatggccttttcttttttttgctgttggcCACAGCAGAGACTGTGTGAGTCGCAGTCACATCAGCGAAATGATAAAAGAATTGCactaaaaagaagaaaggacaTGTCATCAACATAATGCACATAATGTTGAAATTTTTGGTCTGTGTGAATACTAAGGGGAAAAAATTGAAAAGAGAATtaggaaagagagagacagagagagaaagacagctAAAAGACATGCGCATATTTCAATATTAATCACCTCAGTAATATTTTAACAGCCTTTAAAAATCCAATCCTGAGCATATTGCCTCTGACTGTTGGCAATGATTATATGCCGTGTGCCACTCAGGACCTGAGAGCACTGTTTCAGCAGGCCAGACTGGCTGACCTGCAAACTGGGACTGACACAGCATTAAACTTGTCCCTGCGCTGCTCACCTCTACCAACATTTCCCACTGGAACTATCACGGGCCATCGCTCCCCAAACCTTTCGCCCTGTCCCACCTCAATTTCCCACCAAATCCAACCCAAACCCATCCTTGGAAGAGCACTTTAAAACTCAGTGATTATCTATGTCTCCACGTCTGATGGGATCAGGCAGAATGATCTGTCATTGCCAGACAGTGGTCATCACATCTGAGGGGAGAGGAGGTCGAAGAGGAGCTGCTTGATGAAAAGGCAGCCATCAATACTGTATGTAGACCTAATCCCCTTGCTACCACCGCTTCAGCCATTAAACTTTAAAGTCACAGATCTCCGGTTTTCCCTGTCAGACAGGTGACACAAGACTCCAAGGAAATTATGATACGAGCTACAAATCTGGCCAACATGTTCCAGAAATAAAGTGCAATCACTTGTGAACGCAACTTGATaggaaaacattattttagcCTCCACATTACTTCAACTGTGAGCAAAAAAGTTGAAACGAGAACCCAAAGGGTGTCCTTCCTTTAACGAATGGTGTAAAACTCTTTGGCTATGTACACCTGCATATGTCCACACGTGTGCATTAGCGGTTGGGTGTGAGGTTTTaggtaaagaaaaaagagcGGCACCGTGTGTGGGACAGGGTGTCTCACTAATGAGGCTTTGGAGCTGTGGGATgcaagtcacacacacagacaatggtCTGGGGAACATTTAGTGTCTCCGCTCCATTCCTCACACATCATGCCGAGGCTGCTTTTACTTAGTCACCCGCCTGTCCTCCCTTTCACAGCACACAGAAGATGAAAACATCTCTCTTCATTTTCCAGCACTTTATCAAACATGTTTGCTTCTAACAACTGCCGAATGTCAGGCTAACAAGACACAGGTCAGAAGCATCAGTGCATTCATGATGTGAATCAGTTGACAGTGACATTAATTTAGtgcatgatttgatttttgtctacctgaaataaaaggaatgaaaattaaaaaaaaaaaaaaagagctcttTAGATGTGCTGTGATTATCAGTTCTCACATGTGTTGGAAATTAATATTCATAAATAGAGGAGCCAACTAATGATGCAGCTActagagagggaggggaagggagggtgtgtgggggggtagagagagagagagagagagagagagagatcaaacAGGTGTTGGCCGTCCATGGACTAAACACTGCTGTGCGCTTCACAGTGGACTCACATTGGATATGAGCTTCAGACCGGCTGTGCGTCCTCCTCCATTTGGAACCGGCGTCAGAAAAGTGCTGTAGCAGGTATTTCCTGGGCTTCCTTCCCCTCTGAAGCTAGCGGCATTTCCACTCCAATTTCtacctggaaaagaaaagaggggatTAAGCGCCGATTAAGAAACTCTCATCACTTTCTTGGACGTCTTCTGCGCGCCCGTCGGCTCTCCAGCTTCCCATTTGGCACTCCAGCGGTCCAAAGTCTGTCAGCCGCTTTGGGTGATGCGCGGACTGCACTGATGTACACAGAATTTTATTCTCCAACAATGTTTGTGGATTATGAGAAACAGATGGTGAGTTTTACTTTGAATTTGTCGCTTTCTTGTAGCTGttttaaattgaatgaaaaccATTCTTATGGCGTAAATCCTGATTTTATGTCACATAGATTTAAATctataatgtaatatatatagcattattattatttccaggaaacattattactattaaaatgttattcatatttattttacatgtcATACTTAAATAATTAGATAAAATTGTATTTCAGCTAAATTAGTACATAATTCTAATAAATAAGATActgagtttttctctttttgctatTATTTTCAGATTGAGACATAGCCTGAGGAGGAATCAAAAGCACACCCAGGTTGACCAAAGTGTCACTGGTTTCCTTTTTGGATGTGACTGgtggaattaaaataaaagtggagGGGGTCATAAAATGACTAAGCCTGTGCCAAGAAAAAATCTCTGATGAACTTTTGTCACTTATTGTGATGGCATCAAGTGAGACCTCCGAATGAAGTGAAATCCTGTGCTTTGTAGGGCGGACTCAAAAGAAgatctttcttttaaataaacaattatcTCATCATCCAAGAAAACAAATGGTACCCCCACTCACTTCTCAATGAGCTGAATTTGGCACCAGCTCTCTTTTCATCACACTTTTGATAAGCTGTGCTTTCACGACATGCTCTCTCAGTGCCAGTCATGCTTTCTGTTTGATGCTGAAAATTGAATTGAACTGGAAGACTAAAAGAGAGGTCAAAAAGGGTGAGCCAGACGTCATCAGATGATAATGTTTTCTGTAGTGGGTCaccacatttttgtgtgttcatttcctTAAACGCTGGGCTGtataaagtttttttattttttttttctgtctttttctttctttttttctttcaacataaAAGCTTCTAAATCTACCTTGCGGTCCTGTGAGCATATTTATCAGTCCTCAAGGAAGCTCTCTGGTTGTTTCTCTCCTGACTGGCATTTTGCGTTCCCTCTAATACTTGGATAGTGACACATATTCAAGCCCGCGCTTCTCTGCATCTTTCTTCACCTTTTCATACCAAATTGGTTCTCTGACGGGCTTCATCCTGGCCGGCACTATTCCAGCCAAGGGGGAAGAGGACTTCCTGACGCTGGCCGCCTCACGGCTCAGCCGCAGGAAACGTGTCATCGGTGCTGCTGTAGGTGTGGCAATGGTTTTAATACTGTTGGTGACCATTCCCCTGCTGGTCCACACAACCAAAGGGGGGAACAGTGGAAATTCAGGGAGCCATTATGAAATGCTTGGAAGCTGCCGGATGGTTTGTGACCCGTACACCACCCCTCAGCAAGGCCAAGAGCTGACAGCTGTGTCTCCACCCCCCCAGGATTACTCTGGGAAGAAGATAAAGTCAGGGCTCCGTGGGCCTCCAGGGATCCCTGGCCCTCAAGGAGCACAAGGACCCCCTGGGGAACCAGGCAAACCAGGGCCACAGGGGCCACCAGGTCCAGGCCCTGGTGGTTATTCTCCCTCACTCTATACTCCCAAAATTGCCTTTTATGCAGGGCTACGTAAACAGCATGAGGGGAGTGAAATACTGAAGTTCGATGATGTGGTGACCAATGTAGGTAACTACTATGAGCCCACCACTGGCAAGTTCACCTGCCCTCTGCCTGGCATCTACTTCTTCACCTACCATGTTCTAATGAGGGGTGGTGATGGGACCAGCATGTGGGCAGACCTGAAGAAGAACGGACAGGTCAgtaaaaatgtgtgtctgtctgcgtaGGTGTGTCTACATGTTTGGATAAAGCATTGTGCACATATCTGTCTGaatgcatgcgcacacacgaTCATGGAAgaatttttctctctgttggcCAGCTTTTGTTACTTTGACTCTCATTCACCTCTGTAACATTGGGTTCTTCAGATTCTGCACACATTTCACTGGGCAGGTGGCAACGTGACAGCTGAGAAATGAAACAGTAATCTTTATCCTCATTAAGGGGAATTCATGCTATACAGTCAAAAATTACAGCCACAGATATTTGCATTCCCAAATGTACTGTCGCTAAATGACAAGTGGCAGAATGCAGCCGCTGCCAAAAGCAACAGTCTAATTAGTAAGTATCATACACAGAGCTTGATTATTGCCTAAACAGAAGTGCAAAAGAGCGCAAGAGAAATGTCTGTCAGTGCGTGGACCAGTCAGTTTACACCtcagctaaataaataatgaatgctAAATTGACAGTCCACTCATCCACTCCCTCATTCCCCAGACACTAATTAAAGACAGAGGGGCTGATGGGGAAGAGGCGAGGAGAGGtgggagaaaacacaagaatTTCATCAGAGGACTCCAAATTCAGGAAATATTCTTCAAGTTggtttttctcattcattcattcattcattcatcaaggACTTAACATGCAAATGCTCTGTACTCAGCCCTCACTCCCCGGTGCCAGTGGCTGTTTCACCACACAGGTCAATGTGGGCTTGTGCATACCGTATGGTTAAAATAAGGCTGATTCAGTCTTGATCATTTTGGCTTGATTTTGTGCGCTGTAAAACTCCATGTTTGAAATCAATCATAATTGGCCGCCATTTGATTATATGCTTGAGACCACAAAGGTGAATATGTGTTTAAATCTGCCTGCCTAATGTCCTATATTGTCATTCAAGACATTTTAGACTGCTAAATAATTTATACATCTTAGATTAGATCCCCTGAACACCCCCTATACTTTCCTCTCCTAACCCCTCCCCAGCTTGTTCATTGATTCTCCATTAATTATCTTTTCACTCAACTCAATTATTTAACCTCACTGAGGTCCATCTGACACCCGTCAGGTGGCCTCCTTAAACAGTTGTGTTAAATAGAGCTCTCACCTAACAGGACTCTATCCAGACAGCAGTTGCTGGTTAACAAAAATGGAGTGtaaatgaaatgctgcagaATGCCTGATCATGTTTGGAGTTATTTAAGCCCAGAGGCAGGCGAGTCCTCTGCCTGAGGCCAGTCAGCAGCGAGGGTTCACTAAATGGGCACTATGTTTGACAGGTTGCATTCCTTACTGTAGAATCGAAAGAACTGTTTTAACATTGCCGTAGGTGCAGAGGCTTATTGGATGTTTTGTCTGCCCACTGGGTTATGCTTAATCAAAAGAAGTATCGCCGTATGTACAAATatgtccctctccctctctgattGCGCTGTAACTTTTCCACTTTAACATCGGGTCATTTGCAGCTTCGCATTTCTTAGGTGGAAATTCCAGCAGATTGAAGCCTTAGACAGATTTAGCGCGAATGAATGAAACACGAGAGACTCGACATGACACGGACATGCTGAGATGTCTGCTTGGAGACGGCGAAACACAAAGCAAGACAAGACAAGTGAGTTGATGGGAAGATCAGgggtggagaagaggaagatagATGACTTAATGAAGGTGTGGAGACAGTGGGCTGGTAGACGAGGCATCTGGGAGGCTGGTGGTGAAGGCCAGAATGAGATCATGCAAGATGACCAATGGACACCCACTCAAGATGTCTCGGCTTGACAAGTGATCAAGGCCAGCCAGAGAACGAGAGAAAACTAGTTTACAAGCTGTGTCTCAGTGCCAATTCAGCGAGCGCCAATACCATTAAAGACAAACAGTTTTCGAGTTTTTGGGGGGGATATTGCATATGTAAcagtatctgtatctgtattgcTGGTGATATTTAAATTGGCTTTTGGACTGTGACTGATATCGTGTGTCATGAGTGTGGTATAATTTGATGCCAGGATCTCAGGGGCATGTATTGGGGTGTACACGGCTTCCATGGGATTCCTAAAGATCCAATAGCTATTACCTTCACTAAATCCTCACTCTGTAAAGCCTACCTGCTCACACCTAAATCTAAGTTTCACAAATCATTGCAGCATGGCAGGGCTTCAGAGTCAGGGGATTTGTGATTGAAGGGGGTCACACTTCagttgcctctgtgtgtgtaatgtgatgGTAATTGACTTGTGGTACAATTCCAATGTGTGATAAGAATGTTGGCTCCACAACGTTTTGCCCTATTCTTGCTCAGCTGATCAATCCCAGCTGCATATTGTTTGCACGGTATCGTGATGTAGCCATTTTGTGTCCTTATGATACTTAATGATTTAATGTTGATTAAGCCTCCCTCAAGGTAAATGCTCATGAACCCCCCTCCTAATGCTGACGCCACAGTTACAAATGTATGTAATAACTAATTTACTATCAGGGATAATATTCCAGCTACATGAGCTCTTCACCCTCCCAGTTAAATTCCCATAGTGCATCACTGTACTGTATATCACTATTAAATATTCTTGACAAAATGTACAATGCAGACAAATAGATGGTGGCTTTGCCCCCATTCAGCCGCTccgcccctttttttttttttttttttttttgaacctATCATAGACTCTTTTAATAGCTCAATTAAAGGTCAAGTTATTTTTCAGTAGTGTTGAAATGTCATCACTCACTGTAATGATCAGTACCTGCAATAACTTCCCCcagtgcagagctgcagttGCTACAGGTGAAATATAATTAGCCTCAGAGTGAAAAAGGCAGGAAAGAGCTTGATATATAGAATTAGGATCATATAAGTCAAAATGttgatgatgctgatgtttagtttttggtttttttttatctaaaaagaTACCATAACCTAACTCTAATGAGGATAAGGCCTCTCCAGCCGTGCATAAGTTTGCCCATGTTGATGCTGCAGACCGCAGGCTATAGTGCTGGCAGGTAATATTCATCCAAGGTTTGGTTCTGCTGGTGTTTGGTGCAGCGTCCCAGGCTCccagaggagagggaaaacCTACTCAATAAATATTCTATTTCcacaaccccccacccctc encodes:
- the c1ql4a gene encoding complement C1q-like protein 4, which gives rise to MVLILLVTIPLLVHTTKGGNSGNSGSHYEMLGSCRMVCDPYTTPQQGQELTAVSPPPQDYSGKKIKSGLRGPPGIPGPQGAQGPPGEPGKPGPQGPPGPGPGGYSPSLYTPKIAFYAGLRKQHEGSEILKFDDVVTNVGNYYEPTTGKFTCPLPGIYFFTYHVLMRGGDGTSMWADLKKNGQVRASAIAQDADQNYDYASNSVILHLDVGDEVCVQLDGGKVHGGNTNKYSTFSGFLIYPD